One Coriobacteriia bacterium genomic window, CCGGATCGAGGCGATGGTGTGGTCGTATCGGCAGCCCTCGAGGCTCTCCTCGAAGGCAAGCTTGCTCGCTCCGTACGGGTTGACCGGCCGGGTCGGCGCATCTTCTCGAATGGGAACTGACTCAGGCTCGCCGTACACGGCGGCCGTCGACGAGAAGACGATCGCTCCCACCTCGTGTCGCTTCATCGCCTCGAGCATCACCAGCGGACCGATTGCGTTGTTACGCAGGTACTTCTCGGGCTCAGAAACCGACTCAGCCACCTCGATGTAGCCGGCCAGATGCATGACGGCGTCGCAACCGGGCAGGCACGCGTCGAGCAGCGCGGCGTCATCGACAGAGCCATGCACGAACCCCGCACGAGGATCGATGGCCTCGACATGGCCCTGCTCGAGCGTATCGAGCACCACGCAGTCGTGACCCGCGTCGAGCAGAACCCGGGTCGTTATCGAGCCAATGTAGCCGGCGCCGCCGGTAACGAGAATGCGCATGGGACGTCCCCTTCGCCGCGAGCTGCCAGCCCTAGTGCGCTAGCGGGATGATGCCGCCGAGCAGCGCGTCTACCACGCGCTTTGCAACGTCCTCGTCCCAGCGCGCCGGTGGCTGCCATTCGATTGGAGCCTCCAAGGCCGCCGAGAGCCCAGCCAGCATGTCGACCCGCGACGCCGATACCAGCCGGTTCGAGCCGATGGCGATCGTGATCTGGCGCTCGGTATTGCGACGCACGGTCACACAGGGCGTGTTGACCATGCACGTCTCCTCTTGGATGCCACCGGAGTCAGTGATGACTACGGCGGCA contains:
- the galE gene encoding UDP-glucose 4-epimerase GalE, with protein sequence MRILVTGGAGYIGSITTRVLLDAGHDCVVLDTLEQGHVEAIDPRAGFVHGSVDDAALLDACLPGCDAVMHLAGYIEVAESVSEPEKYLRNNAIGPLVMLEAMKRHEVGAIVFSSTAAVYGEPESVPIREDAPTRPVNPYGASKLAFEESLEGCRYDHTIASIRFRYFNVAGAWPDGSMGEAHSPETHIVPRVLTALRDGQARFEVYGNDYPTPDGTCVRDYIHVLDLANAHHIGLESLGAGGRGGVFNLGNGQGYSNLQVVRTCAEVSGREVEITIGPRRAGDPAVLVASAEKAEAELGWRPERGELAEIIGDAWLWHLEHPSGYR